Proteins co-encoded in one Streptococcus parauberis NCFD 2020 genomic window:
- a CDS encoding YggS family pyridoxal phosphate-dependent enzyme encodes MDLQKNRDQVLKDVGTAAIEAHRNPEDINVIAVTKYVDAGIAGALMETGLTHIAENRVDKFLDKYESLKNKDLTWHLIGSLQRRKVKSVINLVDYFHALDSVSLAEEIQKRAKHPIKCFLQVNISEEESKHGFTISELPQVIEELAQLNQIQLVGLMTMAPLGASEGTIRDIFKKANKLRLKLESENRKNMPFTELSMGMSGDYKIAIQEGATFVRIGSSFFK; translated from the coding sequence ATGGATTTACAAAAAAATAGAGATCAAGTTTTAAAAGATGTTGGAACGGCGGCAATTGAGGCCCATCGAAACCCTGAAGACATAAATGTAATTGCTGTTACAAAATATGTAGATGCAGGTATCGCTGGTGCCTTGATGGAAACTGGATTGACTCATATTGCTGAAAATAGAGTAGATAAATTTTTAGATAAATATGAATCATTAAAAAACAAAGACTTAACTTGGCATTTGATTGGCAGTCTCCAACGCCGTAAAGTTAAATCTGTTATTAATTTGGTAGACTATTTTCATGCTCTAGATTCGGTAAGTCTTGCTGAAGAAATTCAAAAAAGAGCTAAGCATCCAATTAAGTGTTTTTTACAAGTAAATATTTCTGAAGAAGAAAGTAAACATGGTTTTACGATTTCTGAACTTCCACAGGTTATTGAAGAGCTAGCTCAATTGAATCAGATTCAACTCGTTGGATTAATGACGATGGCACCGCTTGGAGCTAGTGAAGGAACCATTAGGGATATTTTTAAAAAAGCAAATAAATTAAGACTTAAGCTTGAGTCAGAAAACAGAAAGAATATGCCTTTTACAGAATTAAGCATGGGGATGAGTGGTGATTATAAAATTGCCATTCAAGAAGGTGCAACTTTTGTAAGAATCGGATCTTCTTTCTTCAAGTAA
- the ftsZ gene encoding cell division protein FtsZ: MAFSFDTASMQGAVIKVIGVGGGGGNAINRMIDEGVAGVEFIAANTDIQALSSSKAETVIQLGPKLTRGLGAGGQPEVGRKAAEESEEALSEALSGSDMVFITAGMGGGSGTGAAPVIARIAKGLGALTVAVVTRPFGFEGNKRGNFAIEGIQELRDQVDTLLIISNNNLLEIVDKKTPLLEALSEADNVLRQGVQGITDLITSPGLINLDFADVKTVMANKGNALMGIGVGSGEERIIEAARKAIYSPLLETTIDGAEDVIVNVTGGLDMTLTEAEEASEIVGQAAGNGVNIWLGTSIDDSMKDEIRVTVVATGVRQDKAEKVSGFRQPRTFNHDSSNTNSNVVAQQAGAQYASEQTHQPNFERPSNYDFDMAESREMPRTYTKEKQAPQNQGSAFGNWDLRRDNIAKPSESELDNQLNMSRFSPNDESGDDELETPPFFKNR, from the coding sequence ATGGCATTTTCATTCGATACAGCATCTATGCAAGGTGCAGTAATTAAAGTAATCGGTGTTGGTGGAGGCGGTGGTAACGCAATCAATCGTATGATTGATGAAGGCGTTGCTGGTGTAGAATTCATCGCAGCTAATACTGATATTCAAGCTTTGAGTTCATCAAAAGCTGAAACAGTTATTCAACTTGGCCCTAAATTAACTCGAGGTTTAGGTGCTGGAGGTCAACCTGAAGTTGGTCGCAAAGCAGCTGAAGAAAGTGAAGAAGCATTATCAGAAGCGTTATCTGGTTCAGATATGGTTTTCATCACTGCTGGTATGGGTGGCGGATCTGGTACAGGTGCTGCACCAGTGATTGCTCGTATTGCTAAAGGTTTAGGTGCTCTAACTGTTGCAGTAGTTACTCGTCCATTCGGTTTCGAAGGAAACAAACGTGGTAATTTTGCAATTGAAGGTATTCAAGAATTACGTGATCAAGTAGATACCTTATTAATTATTTCAAATAATAATTTACTTGAAATTGTTGATAAAAAGACTCCGCTACTTGAAGCACTTAGTGAAGCTGATAACGTTTTACGTCAAGGTGTACAAGGTATCACTGACTTAATCACAAGCCCAGGTTTAATTAATCTTGACTTTGCTGATGTTAAAACAGTTATGGCCAACAAAGGTAATGCATTAATGGGAATTGGTGTTGGTTCTGGTGAAGAACGAATTATCGAAGCAGCTCGTAAAGCAATCTACTCTCCATTACTTGAAACTACAATCGATGGTGCAGAAGACGTTATTGTCAACGTTACTGGTGGATTAGATATGACACTTACAGAAGCAGAAGAAGCATCAGAAATTGTTGGTCAAGCGGCTGGAAACGGTGTTAACATTTGGCTAGGTACATCAATTGATGATAGTATGAAAGATGAAATCCGTGTAACAGTTGTTGCAACGGGTGTTCGTCAAGATAAAGCTGAAAAGGTTTCAGGTTTCCGTCAACCACGTACTTTTAACCATGATTCATCAAATACAAATTCTAATGTGGTAGCACAGCAAGCTGGAGCACAATATGCTTCAGAACAAACTCATCAACCAAACTTTGAACGTCCTTCAAATTATGATTTTGATATGGCTGAATCTCGTGAGATGCCTAGAACATATACAAAAGAAAAACAAGCACCACAAAATCAGGGTTCAGCATTTGGGAACTGGGATTTAAGACGCGATAATATTGCTAAACCTAGTGAAAGTGAACTTGATAATCAATTAAATATGTCAAGATTCTCTCCAAATGATGAGTCGGGTGATGATGAGTTAGAAACACCGCCATTCTTTAAAAATCGTTAA
- the ftsA gene encoding cell division protein FtsA: MARNGFFTGLDIGTSSIKVLVAEFISGEMNVIGVSNIPSTGVKDGIIIDIEAAAAAIKTAVEQAEEKAGMTIDKINVGLPANLLQIEPSQGMIPVPSESKEIKDEDVDSVVKSALTKSITPEREVISLVPEEFIVDGFQGIRDPRGMMGIRLEMRGLIYTGPSTILHNLRKTVERAGISVENIIITPLAMARTVLNEGEREFGATVIDMGGGQTTVATMRAQELQYTNIYTEGGDYITKDISKVLKTSMSIAEALKFNFGQANVNEASETETVKVDVVGSEEPVEVTERYLSEIVSARVRHILDRVKQDLERGRLLDLPGGIVLVGGGAIMPGVVDVAQEILGTNVKLHVPNQVGIRNPMFANVISLVEFVGKMSEVDVLAQNAVSGEEMLRRKPIDFAGRDNYVPNFNESRPSTQTSNYNQQPVAPVDYNSQEPTQPKQKLGDRVRGIFGSMFD, from the coding sequence ATGGCTAGGAATGGCTTTTTTACTGGTTTGGATATAGGAACTAGCTCAATAAAAGTTCTTGTCGCAGAATTTATTTCTGGCGAAATGAACGTGATTGGTGTTAGTAATATCCCTAGTACAGGCGTAAAAGATGGAATAATTATTGATATTGAAGCAGCAGCTGCTGCAATTAAAACAGCTGTTGAGCAAGCGGAAGAAAAAGCTGGGATGACAATTGATAAGATTAATGTTGGGTTACCAGCTAATCTTCTTCAAATTGAACCATCACAAGGCATGATTCCGGTCCCAAGTGAATCAAAAGAAATTAAAGATGAAGACGTTGATAGCGTCGTTAAATCAGCACTTACAAAAAGTATCACACCAGAACGTGAAGTGATTTCTTTAGTTCCTGAAGAGTTTATCGTTGATGGATTCCAAGGAATTCGTGATCCTCGTGGAATGATGGGGATTCGTTTAGAGATGCGTGGTCTAATTTATACAGGACCAAGTACCATTCTACACAATCTTCGTAAGACGGTTGAACGTGCTGGTATCTCTGTTGAGAACATTATCATCACACCTTTAGCAATGGCAAGGACTGTTCTTAACGAAGGTGAACGAGAATTTGGTGCTACTGTAATTGATATGGGTGGCGGTCAAACAACTGTTGCGACAATGCGTGCTCAAGAATTACAATATACAAATATCTATACTGAAGGTGGCGATTATATCACCAAAGATATTTCAAAAGTTCTTAAGACATCAATGTCAATTGCAGAAGCTTTAAAATTTAATTTTGGTCAAGCAAATGTCAACGAAGCAAGTGAAACTGAAACTGTAAAAGTCGATGTAGTTGGTAGTGAGGAACCAGTAGAAGTAACAGAACGTTATCTCTCTGAAATTGTTTCTGCTCGTGTTCGTCATATTTTAGATCGTGTAAAACAAGATTTAGAACGTGGACGTTTACTTGATTTACCTGGTGGTATCGTTTTAGTAGGCGGTGGCGCAATTATGCCAGGTGTAGTTGATGTAGCTCAAGAAATCCTAGGAACAAATGTTAAATTACATGTACCGAATCAAGTAGGTATCAGAAATCCAATGTTTGCAAATGTTATCAGCCTTGTAGAATTCGTAGGCAAAATGTCTGAAGTTGATGTTTTGGCACAAAATGCGGTTTCAGGTGAAGAAATGTTAAGACGCAAACCAATTGATTTTGCTGGACGTGATAATTATGTTCCTAATTTCAATGAATCAAGACCATCAACACAAACTTCAAATTATAACCAACAGCCAGTTGCTCCAGTAGATTATAATTCTCAAGAACCAACTCAACCTAAACAAAAATTAGGTGATCGCGTTCGTGGTATTTTTGGAAGTATGTTTGATTAA
- a CDS encoding cell division protein FtsQ/DivIB, giving the protein MAKNKKKTPNEPVVLTEWQKRNLEFIEKKKKEAKEDEALREKLRIEKKEQIQQVEKKLESSNETEVTETEEVVESPEKNQKKQKLHKEKKSKTKRQIALIKALPVLLISFLILFISVFLMTPFSKIKDFKADGNSHTSLNSLIKQSDIRDSDYIFTVIKSASKFESNITKTNPWVKDVSIKYSFFNHFTFKVKEYKIIAYAQEKTGFQPILENGVRVKVVKESELPKEYLIINLTNENDIQNLVKTLTKLPEKIVTNIKSVSPANSKSTSDLIVIEMHDGNTVRVPQSQLETKMPYYLKIKKKLKEKSIIDMEVGIYSTTAEIEAQPVKKVDANADANKKEKTQSTDTSNSSSQTASSSQDTTTETSSEAEAPVPVETQIPQ; this is encoded by the coding sequence ATGGCAAAAAATAAAAAAAAGACTCCAAATGAGCCCGTTGTTTTAACAGAGTGGCAAAAACGAAATCTGGAATTTATCGAAAAAAAGAAAAAAGAAGCTAAAGAAGATGAAGCTTTAAGAGAAAAATTACGGATTGAGAAAAAAGAGCAAATTCAACAAGTTGAAAAAAAGTTGGAGTCCTCTAATGAGACTGAGGTGACGGAAACTGAGGAAGTTGTTGAAAGTCCTGAAAAAAATCAAAAGAAACAAAAACTTCATAAAGAAAAAAAATCAAAAACGAAACGTCAGATTGCGTTAATTAAAGCGTTACCTGTCTTATTAATAAGTTTTCTAATTTTATTTATTTCAGTCTTTTTAATGACGCCTTTTAGTAAAATAAAGGATTTCAAAGCTGATGGGAATAGCCATACCAGTCTTAATAGTCTGATAAAACAAAGTGATATCCGTGACTCAGATTATATCTTCACAGTTATTAAATCCGCATCTAAATTTGAATCTAATATTACTAAAACAAATCCTTGGGTAAAAGATGTTTCAATTAAGTATAGCTTCTTTAACCACTTTACTTTCAAGGTTAAGGAATACAAAATTATTGCATATGCTCAAGAAAAAACAGGTTTTCAACCAATTTTAGAAAATGGTGTGCGTGTTAAGGTCGTTAAAGAAAGTGAATTACCAAAAGAATATTTAATTATCAATTTAACTAATGAAAATGATATTCAAAATTTAGTAAAAACATTAACAAAATTACCTGAAAAAATAGTTACTAATATTAAGTCTGTTTCACCAGCTAATTCCAAATCTACTTCGGATTTGATAGTGATTGAAATGCATGATGGCAATACTGTTCGTGTACCTCAATCACAGCTTGAAACAAAAATGCCTTATTACTTGAAAATCAAGAAAAAGTTAAAGGAAAAATCGATTATTGATATGGAAGTTGGCATTTATTCAACGACAGCAGAAATAGAAGCACAGCCTGTTAAAAAAGTTGATGCTAATGCTGATGCAAACAAGAAGGAGAAAACTCAGTCGACAGATACTTCAAATTCTTCCAGTCAAACAGCAAGTTCGTCTCAAGACACTACGACTGAAACATCGAGTGAAGCAGAGGCACCTGTGCCAGTAGAGACACAAATTCCACAATAA
- a CDS encoding UDP-N-acetylglucosamine--N-acetylmuramyl-(pentapeptide) pyrophosphoryl-undecaprenol N-acetylglucosamine transferase, with protein MAKRILFTGGGTVGHVTLNLILIPKFIDDGWEVHYIGDKNGIEYQEIKKSNLDVAFHGIMTGKLRRYFSWQNFLDVFKVGIGLLQSLAIIAKIRPKALFSKGGFVSVPPVVASKVLGVPVYVHESDLSMGLANKIALKFATIMYTTFAQEHPLAKMKHVGAVTKVKPKIEENFPEMREIKSHFDQSLKTLLFVGGSAGAKVFNDFISKHPELMDKFNVINITGHSELNYLGKNCYRVEYVTDLYQPLMDMADVVVTRGGSNTLFELLAMQKLHVIVPLGKEASRGDQLENAAYFEKHHYARQIAEDQLTFETLESEINQLVKESDSYVQSMAMAKEIKSPDRFYELLITDMGWQTKG; from the coding sequence ATGGCAAAACGTATTCTTTTCACTGGTGGTGGAACTGTTGGACATGTTACCTTGAATCTTATTTTAATCCCCAAGTTTATCGATGATGGTTGGGAAGTTCACTATATTGGTGATAAAAACGGGATTGAATATCAGGAAATCAAAAAGTCTAATTTAGATGTTGCTTTTCATGGTATTATGACAGGTAAATTGAGACGTTATTTTTCATGGCAAAATTTTTTAGATGTCTTTAAAGTAGGTATTGGATTACTTCAGTCCTTAGCCATCATTGCTAAAATACGCCCTAAAGCTCTCTTTTCTAAAGGTGGCTTTGTTTCTGTACCGCCTGTGGTGGCATCTAAAGTACTAGGTGTTCCTGTTTATGTCCACGAGTCAGATCTTTCAATGGGCTTAGCAAATAAAATCGCTTTGAAATTTGCGACAATTATGTATACAACTTTTGCTCAAGAACATCCACTTGCAAAGATGAAGCACGTTGGTGCAGTTACTAAAGTAAAACCAAAAATTGAAGAAAATTTTCCTGAAATGAGAGAAATCAAAAGTCATTTTGATCAATCCCTTAAAACACTGCTTTTTGTAGGTGGATCAGCTGGTGCAAAGGTTTTTAATGACTTTATCAGCAAGCATCCGGAATTGATGGATAAGTTCAACGTCATAAATATTACTGGACACTCAGAATTAAATTATTTAGGTAAAAATTGCTACCGCGTTGAGTATGTTACGGATCTTTATCAACCACTGATGGATATGGCTGATGTTGTCGTTACTCGCGGAGGCTCCAATACACTTTTTGAATTATTGGCTATGCAAAAATTGCATGTAATTGTTCCCCTAGGAAAAGAAGCTTCACGCGGTGATCAATTAGAAAATGCTGCATATTTTGAAAAACATCATTATGCTCGTCAAATAGCAGAAGATCAGTTGACATTCGAAACTTTAGAGTCTGAAATCAATCAATTGGTGAAAGAATCAGATTCATATGTTCAATCCATGGCAATGGCCAAAGAAATTAAATCTCCAGACCGTTTTTATGAATTATTAATCACTGATATGGGCTGGCAGACTAAAGGATGA
- the murD gene encoding UDP-N-acetylmuramoyl-L-alanine--D-glutamate ligase translates to MKQITDFQNKKVLILGLARSGQAAAKLLSKLGAIVTVNDGKAFEENPSAQVLLEEGIKVICGSHPLELLDEDFALMVKNPGIPYSNEMVKKALDKGIQVLTEVELAYLISEAPIFAITGSNGKTTTTTMIADVLNHAGQSALLSGNIGFPASEVAVDAKENDRLIMELSSFQLMGVDQFRPHIAVITNLMPTHIDYHGSFEEYVNAKWNIQNNMSDKDFLILNGDQEISYDLANKTKATILYFSSQKEVDGAYCLDGKLYFEGEYIMDADQIGVPGLHNVENALATIAVAKLANVDNDSIKETLASFGGVKHRLQYVGQVNQIKFYNDSKSTNILACQKALSSFDNSNLILIAGGLDRGNEFDDLVPDIIGLKKLILLGQSADKMKKAAEKAGVSYLDAKDVAEATAIAFKEAKQGDVVLLSPANASWDMYKSFETRGDEFIQAFEQIKGDA, encoded by the coding sequence ATGAAACAAATTACTGATTTTCAAAATAAAAAAGTTCTAATTTTAGGATTAGCACGCTCAGGTCAAGCTGCTGCAAAACTTTTGTCTAAGCTTGGGGCCATTGTTACAGTGAATGATGGAAAAGCCTTTGAGGAAAATCCTTCAGCACAAGTATTGCTTGAAGAAGGGATTAAAGTCATTTGTGGCAGTCATCCCTTAGAATTATTAGACGAAGATTTTGCTTTAATGGTGAAGAATCCAGGGATTCCTTATTCAAATGAGATGGTCAAAAAAGCCCTTGATAAAGGCATTCAAGTATTAACCGAAGTCGAACTTGCATATCTTATTTCAGAAGCTCCTATTTTTGCTATTACTGGTTCAAATGGTAAAACAACTACAACAACGATGATTGCAGATGTGCTCAATCATGCTGGGCAATCGGCCCTCCTTTCTGGCAATATCGGTTTTCCTGCCTCTGAAGTTGCAGTCGATGCTAAAGAAAATGATCGACTCATTATGGAATTGTCTTCATTCCAATTAATGGGTGTTGACCAGTTCCGCCCACATATTGCGGTTATCACGAATTTAATGCCAACTCACATTGATTACCACGGCAGTTTTGAAGAATATGTCAATGCTAAGTGGAACATTCAAAATAATATGTCAGACAAAGATTTTCTCATTTTAAATGGTGATCAAGAAATTTCATATGACTTAGCTAACAAAACTAAAGCGACTATTCTCTATTTTTCTAGCCAAAAAGAAGTTGATGGTGCATATTGTCTTGATGGAAAACTATACTTCGAAGGCGAATATATAATGGATGCTGATCAAATTGGCGTTCCAGGACTTCATAATGTTGAAAATGCTTTGGCGACAATCGCTGTCGCAAAATTAGCTAATGTCGATAATGATAGTATCAAGGAAACACTAGCTAGTTTTGGTGGTGTGAAGCATCGTCTTCAATATGTTGGTCAAGTTAATCAGATTAAGTTCTATAATGACAGCAAGTCGACAAATATTTTAGCCTGCCAAAAAGCATTGTCAAGTTTTGATAATAGCAATTTAATCCTTATTGCCGGTGGGTTAGACAGAGGAAATGAATTTGATGACTTAGTCCCAGATATCATTGGTTTAAAGAAACTGATTTTGCTTGGTCAGTCTGCTGATAAAATGAAAAAGGCCGCTGAAAAAGCGGGTGTCAGCTATCTTGATGCAAAAGATGTGGCTGAGGCGACAGCTATTGCCTTCAAAGAAGCGAAACAGGGAGATGTTGTTCTATTAAGTCCTGCCAATGCCAGTTGGGATATGTATAAGAGTTTTGAAACCCGTGGGGATGAATTTATTCAGGCCTTTGAGCAAATTAAAGGAGATGCCTAA
- a CDS encoding DUF3165 family protein, translating into MFYLIIAILIISYYLFMAPDSIRNTISMIGMVALVALLLVLAGMSIIKIMQTPPEIFVALAMMVLAYFSLKDVIKMPKK; encoded by the coding sequence TTGTTTTATTTAATCATTGCAATATTAATCATTTCTTATTATCTTTTTATGGCACCTGATAGTATCCGTAATACCATTTCAATGATTGGTATGGTTGCACTTGTTGCACTTTTGCTAGTTCTTGCTGGTATGAGCATTATTAAAATTATGCAAACACCTCCAGAAATTTTTGTAGCGTTAGCAATGATGGTTTTAGCTTATTTTTCATTGAAAGATGTTATAAAAATGCCTAAAAAGTAA
- the typA gene encoding translational GTPase TypA — MTQFREDIRNVAIIAHVDHGKTTLVDELLKQSHTLDERKELQERAMDSNDIEKERGITILAKNTAVAYKDTRINIMDTPGHADFGGEVERIMKMVDGVVLVVDSYEGTMPQTRFVLKKALEQDLIPIVVINKIDKPSARPAEVVDEVLELFIELGADDEQLEFPVVYASAINGTSSLSDDPTDQEHTMAPVFDTIIEHIPAPVDNSEEPLQFQVSLLDYNDFVGRIGIGRVFRGTIKVGDNVTLSKLDGTNKNFRVTKLFGFFGLDRKEIQEAKAGDLIAVSGMEDIFVGETITPTNAIEPLPILRIDEPTLQMTFLVNNSPFAGREGKWITSRKIEERLLAELQTDVSLRIDPTDSPDKWTVSGRGELHLSILIETMRREGYELQVSRPEVIIKNVDGVQCEPFERVQIDTPEEYQGAIIQSLSERKGDMLDMQMVGNGQTRLIFLIPARGLIGYSTEFLSMTRGYGIMNHTFDQYLPVVGGEIGGRHRGALVSIDQGKATTYSIMRIEERGTIFVNPGTEVYEGMIVGENARDNDLGVNITTAKQMTNVRSANKDQTSVIKTPRILTLEESLEFLADDEYMEVTPESIRLRKQILNKAARDKAGKKKKSAE, encoded by the coding sequence ATGACACAATTCAGAGAAGATATCCGTAACGTCGCTATCATTGCCCACGTTGACCACGGAAAAACTACATTAGTTGATGAACTATTAAAACAATCACACACTCTTGATGAACGTAAAGAACTTCAAGAACGTGCAATGGACTCAAACGATATCGAAAAAGAACGCGGTATTACAATCCTTGCTAAAAATACAGCTGTTGCTTACAAAGATACACGTATCAACATCATGGATACACCAGGACACGCGGACTTCGGTGGAGAAGTTGAACGTATCATGAAAATGGTTGATGGGGTTGTCCTAGTTGTCGACTCTTATGAAGGAACGATGCCTCAAACACGTTTTGTGTTGAAAAAAGCATTGGAACAAGACTTAATTCCGATTGTTGTTATTAATAAAATTGATAAACCATCTGCTCGTCCAGCAGAAGTTGTTGATGAAGTATTAGAACTTTTCATCGAACTTGGTGCTGACGACGAACAATTAGAATTCCCAGTTGTATATGCTTCTGCGATTAATGGTACATCATCATTGTCAGATGATCCTACAGATCAAGAACATACAATGGCTCCAGTATTTGATACAATTATTGAGCATATTCCTGCTCCTGTTGATAATTCTGAAGAACCATTACAATTCCAAGTATCATTACTTGACTATAACGACTTTGTTGGTCGTATTGGTATCGGACGTGTATTCCGTGGAACAATCAAAGTTGGAGATAATGTTACGCTTTCTAAATTAGATGGCACTAATAAAAACTTCCGTGTTACTAAACTTTTTGGTTTCTTTGGTCTTGATAGAAAAGAAATTCAAGAAGCTAAAGCTGGTGATTTAATTGCCGTTTCTGGTATGGAAGATATCTTCGTTGGTGAAACAATTACGCCAACAAATGCTATTGAACCATTACCAATCTTACGTATCGATGAACCAACTTTACAAATGACGTTCTTAGTAAATAATTCACCATTTGCAGGTCGCGAAGGTAAATGGATTACTTCTCGTAAAATTGAAGAACGTTTGTTAGCTGAACTTCAAACAGACGTTTCACTTCGTATTGACCCAACTGACTCTCCTGATAAATGGACAGTTTCAGGTCGTGGTGAACTCCACTTGTCAATCTTAATTGAAACAATGCGTCGTGAAGGTTATGAATTGCAAGTATCACGTCCAGAAGTTATCATTAAAAACGTTGATGGTGTTCAATGTGAACCATTTGAACGTGTTCAAATTGACACACCTGAAGAATACCAAGGTGCAATCATCCAATCACTTTCAGAACGAAAAGGTGATATGTTAGATATGCAAATGGTTGGTAACGGACAAACACGTTTAATTTTCTTGATTCCAGCTCGTGGACTTATTGGATACTCTACAGAATTCTTATCAATGACACGTGGTTATGGTATCATGAACCATACCTTTGATCAATACTTACCAGTAGTTGGTGGGGAAATTGGTGGACGCCACCGTGGTGCTCTTGTGTCTATCGACCAAGGTAAAGCAACTACTTATTCAATTATGCGTATTGAAGAACGTGGTACTATCTTTGTAAATCCAGGTACTGAAGTTTATGAAGGTATGATTGTTGGTGAAAACGCTCGAGATAATGACCTTGGTGTAAACATCACAACTGCAAAACAAATGACTAACGTTCGTTCTGCAAATAAAGACCAAACTTCTGTTATTAAAACACCACGTATTCTTACTCTTGAAGAATCTTTAGAATTCTTAGCTGATGATGAGTACATGGAAGTTACACCAGAATCAATTCGTCTACGTAAACAAATCTTGAACAAAGCTGCTCGTGATAAAGCAGGCAAAAAGAAAAAATCAGCTGAATAA
- a CDS encoding rhodanese-like domain-containing protein, translating to MSTFTIILWIIIVAIAVYFAYNYFTFKRMAKQIGNDEFKEMMHYSQVIDLRDPVSFRKKHIIGARNFPGQQFDGATKALRKDKPILIYETARSTLVPSAVRKLRKAGFNNLYVLRDGIDYWDGKVKESK from the coding sequence ATGTCAACATTTACAATAATATTATGGATTATCATCGTAGCGATTGCCGTCTATTTTGCCTATAATTACTTTACTTTTAAGAGAATGGCAAAGCAAATTGGAAACGATGAATTTAAAGAAATGATGCATTATAGCCAAGTTATCGATTTACGTGATCCAGTGTCCTTTAGAAAAAAACATATCATCGGGGCACGCAATTTTCCAGGGCAACAATTTGATGGTGCAACAAAAGCTTTACGTAAAGATAAACCAATTCTGATTTATGAAACTGCTCGTTCCACACTTGTTCCAAGTGCTGTAAGAAAGCTAAGAAAAGCAGGTTTTAATAATCTGTATGTCCTCCGTGATGGTATCGATTATTGGGATGGCAAAGTAAAAGAAAGCAAGTAA
- a CDS encoding ROK family glucokinase, with translation MAQKLLGIDLGGTTVKFGILTLDGQVQEKWAIETNILEDGKHIVPDIVASIKHRLDLYGLTKDDFLGIGMGSPGAVDREKNTVTGAFNLNWKDTQEVGSVIEAEVGIPIAIDNDANVAALGERWVGAGENNPDVIFMTLGTGVGGGIIADGNLIHGVAGAGGEIGHMIVETENGFACTCGSHGCLETVASATGVVKVARLLAESYEGDSQIKKAIDNGEAVTSKDIFEAAQNGDTFADSVVEKVSFYLGLASANMSNILNPDSVVIGGGVSAAGEFLRSRIEKYFMTFTFPQVRQSTKIKIAELGNDAGIIGAASLARTSETV, from the coding sequence ATGGCTCAAAAATTATTGGGGATTGATTTAGGTGGCACAACTGTAAAATTTGGTATTCTTACTTTAGATGGACAAGTTCAAGAAAAATGGGCAATTGAAACGAATATTTTAGAAGATGGTAAACATATTGTTCCCGATATCGTAGCTTCTATAAAACACCGTTTAGACTTATATGGTTTAACAAAAGATGATTTTCTTGGAATTGGGATGGGCTCTCCAGGTGCCGTTGACCGTGAAAAAAATACTGTAACTGGCGCTTTCAACTTAAACTGGAAAGATACCCAAGAAGTGGGCTCAGTCATTGAAGCAGAAGTTGGCATTCCGATCGCTATAGACAATGATGCTAATGTTGCAGCATTAGGAGAACGTTGGGTAGGTGCTGGTGAAAACAATCCAGATGTTATCTTTATGACCCTTGGAACTGGTGTTGGTGGTGGAATCATTGCTGACGGAAACCTAATTCATGGTGTTGCCGGTGCCGGTGGGGAAATTGGTCACATGATTGTTGAAACTGAAAATGGTTTTGCTTGTACTTGTGGAAGCCATGGCTGTCTAGAAACAGTAGCCTCCGCAACAGGTGTTGTTAAAGTGGCTAGACTGCTTGCCGAAAGCTATGAAGGCGATTCACAAATTAAAAAAGCAATTGATAACGGCGAAGCTGTTACAAGTAAAGATATCTTTGAAGCGGCACAAAATGGGGATACATTCGCTGACTCAGTTGTTGAAAAAGTTTCTTTCTACCTAGGATTAGCTTCAGCAAATATGTCGAACATATTAAATCCAGACTCAGTTGTAATTGGCGGTGGTGTATCAGCTGCTGGTGAATTCTTACGTTCGCGGATTGAAAAATACTTCATGACCTTCACATTCCCACAAGTACGTCAATCAACAAAAATCAAAATTGCTGAACTTGGAAATGATGCCGGTATTATCGGAGCAGCAAGTCTAGCAAGAACATCTGAAACTGTATAG
- a CDS encoding YqgQ family protein produces MKTLYDVQQLLKNFGIYIYLGKRLYDIEMMKIELGKLYENGLIEKEDYIKAELVLRHEHRIELEKEGKNNGSKIIGD; encoded by the coding sequence ATGAAAACATTATATGACGTGCAACAATTGTTGAAGAATTTTGGCATTTATATTTATCTTGGCAAGAGATTATATGATATAGAAATGATGAAGATTGAATTAGGAAAACTCTATGAAAATGGGTTGATTGAAAAAGAAGATTACATTAAGGCTGAGCTAGTCTTAAGACATGAACACAGAATAGAATTGGAAAAAGAAGGTAAAAATAATGGCTCAAAAATTATTGGGGATTGA